Proteins found in one Paenibacillus sp. FSL R10-2782 genomic segment:
- a CDS encoding collagen-like protein has protein sequence MSSLQRFKRKMKYGVKELSEGIQFLRKGNPKKAEHEFSDSLRYFQQALKLLNVLNLQGPPGPSGPAGLQGIQGVSGAQGPQGPQGEQGSQGPQGPQGEQGSQGPQGPQGEQGPQGPQGPQGEQGSQGPQGPQGEQGSQGPQGPQGEQGSQGPQGPQGPQGPQGEQGPQGPPGTPVLTGIGDPTCAIGNLGDIYIDLSTGNTFYKLSQPVPPPVRPIPAPTGITIPVGSTRTYTTIDAALAAANPGDRLLLDAETFTITSTINVNTPVTIEGQGIGLTIVTTTLNTVTTMFNVTVSNVVFQNMSIVQNFPEVLSIETVISLNNLSATGIYVDHCEISVCELGISIKVTEFQITNCRFTYAPLASRPNGYYYIIISSTSGQSIIDNNTFVSDAGNSDCRFIIITNIAVNSGTLQGNLVVSNNTQLVSPFTLRHLLVIEEFIGTNFGLYFINNTTINEGNVPVLLFNANLNIFKFIAAYGNSVQNTAGKGLIGIDSSYIGTTNIFSSGNTIANEFFTSGWASATVPPSFIVGYNTTAIPTDPNLPLNNCYWLMLIS, from the coding sequence ATGTCTTCGCTCCAAAGGTTTAAAAGGAAGATGAAATACGGCGTCAAGGAACTGAGTGAAGGAATCCAATTTTTGCGCAAAGGCAATCCTAAAAAGGCAGAACACGAGTTTTCAGATTCCCTCCGTTATTTTCAACAGGCGTTAAAATTATTAAACGTGCTTAATTTGCAGGGACCTCCTGGTCCGTCTGGACCTGCAGGTCTGCAGGGGATACAAGGAGTATCTGGCGCACAGGGACCTCAGGGGCCTCAAGGAGAACAAGGATCTCAGGGACCTCAGGGGCCTCAAGGAGAACAAGGATCTCAGGGACCTCAGGGGCCTCAAGGAGAACAAGGCCCTCAGGGACCTCAGGGGCCTCAAGGAGAACAAGGATCTCAGGGACCTCAGGGGCCTCAAGGAGAACAGGGATCTCAGGGACCTCAGGGGCCTCAAGGAGAACAGGGATCTCAGGGACCTCAGGGACCTCAGGGGCCTCAGGGGCCTCAAGGAGAACAAGGCCCTCAAGGCCCGCCTGGAACTCCAGTTTTAACAGGAATTGGGGATCCTACGTGCGCAATTGGCAATTTGGGAGATATTTATATTGACCTTTCCACAGGGAATACATTTTACAAGCTCTCTCAACCTGTTCCTCCCCCGGTCAGACCTATTCCTGCTCCAACCGGTATCACAATCCCGGTAGGTTCAACGCGGACGTATACCACAATTGATGCGGCTTTAGCTGCTGCTAATCCTGGTGACAGACTATTGCTTGATGCTGAGACCTTTACTATTACATCCACTATCAATGTTAACACACCGGTGACGATTGAGGGTCAAGGAATAGGACTCACTATTGTAACCACTACCCTGAATACCGTGACCACTATGTTTAATGTGACAGTATCGAATGTTGTTTTTCAAAATATGTCTATCGTCCAAAATTTCCCGGAGGTATTGAGCATTGAGACCGTTATTTCATTAAATAATTTGTCGGCAACAGGTATATATGTCGACCATTGTGAGATTTCAGTATGCGAACTTGGTATCTCCATTAAAGTAACGGAATTCCAAATAACAAATTGTAGATTTACCTATGCACCTCTTGCTTCACGTCCCAATGGATACTACTATATCATTATTTCCTCTACTTCTGGACAAAGCATTATTGACAATAATACATTTGTATCTGACGCAGGTAATTCTGATTGCAGATTTATCATCATTACCAATATAGCTGTTAATTCAGGGACACTTCAAGGGAACTTGGTAGTAAGCAATAATACACAACTCGTCTCTCCCTTTACTTTGCGTCATTTGCTAGTGATCGAGGAATTTATCGGTACAAATTTTGGTTTGTATTTTATTAACAACACTACAATTAATGAGGGAAATGTCCCTGTCTTACTATTTAACGCAAACTTAAATATTTTTAAATTTATAGCGGCTTATGGAAACAGTGTTCAAAACACTGCAGGAAAAGGGCTCATCGGAATTGACTCAAGTTATATCGGTACAACCAATATTTTCAGTTCAGGCAATACAATTGCAAATGAATTTTTCACTTCGGGATGGGCTTCTGCAACCGTTCCGCCTAGTTTTATTGTGGGCTATAATACAACAGCAATTCCGACTGATCCTAATCTTCCATTAAATAATTGTTACTGGCTAATGTTGATTTCATGA